GAGGGACCGCGAGGTGAGCGAGGCCAGGGCCGGCGCCGCCTGGGCCGCCTTCCAGGCGCGGAAGAAGGTCGTGGCCGTGCAGACCctcgggcggcggcggggcggcagGGAGGCGGCCCTCAGGACGGTGGGAGGCATCCAGGCCCGGGAGCAGGACAGGGAGCTCGCCGTGCGGGAGGTGAGTGCGGCACCGCCGGCTCCGGCCGCTCTCCCGAACGGGGGAGGCCTTTCCGTTCGCACGGGTTCCGCGCTCCGTCTGCGCCGAGCTCCTTCCCTGCCGTGCCGGGGATGAGGCGCCGATCCATCCCTCGTGTGCTTCCGCCCCTCCAGGCCCGGCTGGAAAACATCAAGGTGAAGCTCGAGGTCCAAAACCTTGAGAGTGTCCTGAGAGCCCAGGGAGAAACGCAGAAAGGCAGCCACCTCGCAGAGCTCAGCCACATGAAGAAAGAGAACCAGCAGCTCAACGAAAAGCTTGAGGGCCTCAACAGCGAGCTTCTGAAGCTCAAGAGGAAAGTAGCTGACGCAGAACGGGTCCTCAGCCACGTCAGGGAGAAACTGCAGCTTGTGGAAGCTGAGAACCAAGGCCGGAAGGCTGAGCTGAGAGACATCATGAGCGCCCTGCTGCAGAAGAGAGACGCCCTGACCAAGATCAAGAAAGCCAGAGACAAGCTGAGGGCACACAGCctgaaactgcagcagcaaCGCGGCTTGCTTGGGGAGGAGACGCTGCTGCGGGACTTTGAGGAAAGGGTGAACACCGTGGAGTTGTTACATCAGCGGCTGGAAGCACTGAAACATCACCATGCTGCTCTGAGCCTCAAAGAGAgggaaattcagaaaaaaatcagcaaagccAATTCGTTTCTACCTTGAcgaggaaaataaagcattgaAAAGATAGAAAGCACGGCCTTTTCTGTAATCCTCACTTTTTAACACGTTCAATCCAGTAACAATCTGTACAACCACCACCTGTGCCTTCTAGGCAGGTCTCAGGAGACCTGGAGAATGAAGTCCAGAGGTTAACTTGGATGGAGCTGCGAGCTGGAGGAATGCTGGGTATTCACAGCAAATCCAACTTGCATACAGCCAACGTACTATAGAAGGACTATAACCCTCATTCTGTCAACAGAACTGGCTGCCAATTTTGTTATGGTGGTGTACAAGACGAAAGGTTTACTGCTTCAAATATGTCTATTAAACTTCTCATCCCAAACTAGTTTTGATTTTGTGGTCTTTCAGCTGTTCGAGCTTTAGCAGGCACTGTGTGGTGTGTGACGAGGGACGTAGCAGCAcaagcccagcacagcttcagccCCTTTGCACTGTTCAAGGACAGCATGTCAGAAATCCAGAGGACTgaaaaaagggagggagaagCCGTCACACAGGGATGATCATCCAGCTCATGAtgagcagcagagaggctgtCTGACACAAAGGATGTGTGCACAAAGGAAATGTGTCACTGCATTTCTCCacgtggaaaaaatggcacctcCTGACATCCATCCACATTTGCTGAACAtctatggagaccaaacagtggaagAAGCAGATATGTGAACTTCTGGATTCTCAACCGCACCGACAGCAGGTGATGAAGGTAACTTTACATGACTTTATTTAATAAAACCATCTATTTACAGTTGAAAAAAGTTCCAGTTTGATACACGTATCTAAACGAAACCAGCTACATAAAAACGACTGAACCATGATGTACAGAGGATGTATCAACAGTTCTCTATGCGTCCGGTTTGTCAAACATTCAAAAATGAGCTGCTGGAAGGAACCTTCCAACCGAGACTGAATTACCGAATGAGACGCGGTAACGACCGATTGCTGACGGCAGCTGCAAAACGGCTTCGC
This DNA window, taken from Excalfactoria chinensis isolate bCotChi1 chromosome 4, bCotChi1.hap2, whole genome shotgun sequence, encodes the following:
- the CFAP184 gene encoding cilia- and flagella-associated protein 184 isoform X1 encodes the protein MEAAEEPRAEEPRAEEPRAEEPRAEEPRAEEPRAEEPRAEEPRAEEPRAEEPRAEEPRAEEPRAEEPEGSGDKEVSDSEHEALSDGSEETEGSTEPPEPEGTAPGAGVEQSGAEEAASDGEDEEEQMEREALLAEYRELEAERQRLHQTESRLQLMLGELLRPQRSERRADEAGGQQLFAERLRELRELWLRREREAETWRQRVDARRRDREVSEARAGAAWAAFQARKKVVAVQTLGRRRGGREAALRTVGGIQAREQDRELAVREARLENIKVKLEVQNLESVLRAQGETQKGSHLAELSHMKKENQQLNEKLEGLNSELLKLKRKVADAERVLSHVREKLQLVEAENQGRKAELRDIMSALLQKRDALTKIKKARDKLRAHSLKLQQQRGLLGEETLLRDFEERVNTVELLHQRLEALKHHHAALSLKEREIQKKISKANSFLP